A genomic region of Carassius carassius chromosome 27, fCarCar2.1, whole genome shotgun sequence contains the following coding sequences:
- the scml4 gene encoding sex comb on midleg-like protein 4 isoform X4, with the protein MSIPAAASVQSGGGEMQSPGAISPSFLPPPSGKVPGRKRGRPPLKRHPEYQSRYPESLPPIKVPKKRGRKPGFKLKARLMTPLAISPPSSTPEPDMSSIPQDAATIPHSATPQILTVCIYVNKHVNTGPNLDRQKVLQLPDHLGPARPSVVLQQAVQGCIDSAFQQKAVFTLLTEGYGGEKISATFDGKQHLLSLPVVNSVGYVLRFLKKLCRSLLCENLFSDQPIAPSSSPSSSSSFHAEKHSDGQPKSTDSMVDDYHGDSVDPKRYSVDPIDSAYGAMSSPYTASKPVYGFRSGTAYSGGVCRQAASPSTFQEGNRSAYSPSPEGGEAKPPPSKDPSRWSVDEVVWFIKDADPQALGPHVDLFRKHEIDGDALLLLKSDMIMKYLGLKLGPALKLCYHIDKLKQNKF; encoded by the exons ATGAGTATTCCTGCTGCTGCATCAGTTCAGTCAGGGGGTGGAGAGATGCAATCACCTGGGGCCATtagtccctccttcctcccgccCCCAAGTGGAAAAGTTCCAGGTCGCAAGAGGGGTCGCCCACCCCTAAAGAGGCACCCGGAATATCAGAGTCGCTACCCAGAATCCCTCCCACCCATTAAAGTGCCTAAGAAGAGAGGAAGGAAGCCTGGCTTTAAG ctgaAGGCTCGCTTGATGACACCTCTAGCCATCTCTCCTCCCAGCAGCACCCCGGAGCCAGACATGAGTTCTATTCCCCAGGATGCTGCTACTATCCCCCACTCAGCCACCCCACAGATCCtcacag TGTGCATCTACGTGAATAAGCATGTGAACACGGGTCCTAACCTGGACAGGCAGAAGGTGCTGCAGCTGCCCGATCACCTGGGTCCTGCCAGGCCCTCTGTGGTGCTGCAGCAGGCGGTACAGGGCTGCATTGACAGTGCGTTTCAGCAGAAAGCCGTCTTCACCCTGCTTACTGAGGGCTACGGGGGAGAAAAAATCTCAG CCACCTTTGATGGTAAGCAGCATTTGTTGAGTTTGCCAGTGGTCAACAGCGTGGGCTATGTCCTACGCTTCCTCAAGAAGTTGTGCAGAAGCCTGTTGTGTGAGAACCTCTTCAGTGACCAGCCCATCGCCCCTTCATCGtctccctcctcctcttcttcattcCATGCTGAAAAGCACTCAGACGGACAGCCCAAGTCAA cAGACTCAATGGTGGACGATTACCATGGTGATTCAGTGGACCCCAAGCGCTATTCAGTTGACCCCATTGACTCTGCCTATGGTGCGATGTCCTCACCGTACACCGCGAGTAAACCTGTGTATGGTTTTCGTTCTGGCACTGCCTACTCTGGAGGTGTGTGCAGGCAAGCAGCCAGTCCCAGCACATTCCAGGAAGGAAACAGAAGTG CCTATAGTCCATCCCCAGAGGGAGGGGAGGCAAAGCCCCCACCCAGTAAGGATCCCTCCAGGTGGAGCGTGGATGAGGTGGTGTGGTTTATCAAGGATGCAGACCCTCAAGCGCTGGGCCCTCACGTGGATCTCTTCAGAAAACAT GAGATTGATGGGGATGCTCTTCTTCTCCTGAAGAGCGACATGATCATGAAGTACCTGGGACTCAAACTGGGCCCGGCTCTCAAGCTCTGCTACCACATCGACAAGCTAAAACAGAACAAATTCTGA
- the scml4 gene encoding sex comb on midleg-like protein 4 isoform X3 has product MENHWSKGLMSIPAAASVQSGGGEMQSPGAISPSFLPPPSGKVPGRKRGRPPLKRHPEYQSRYPESLPPIKVPKKRGRKPGFKLKARLMTPLAISPPSSTPEPDMSSIPQDAATIPHSATPQILTVCIYVNKHVNTGPNLDRQKVLQLPDHLGPARPSVVLQQAVQGCIDSAFQQKAVFTLLTEGYGGEKISATFDGKQHLLSLPVVNSVGYVLRFLKKLCRSLLCENLFSDQPIAPSSSPSSSSSFHAEKHSDGQPKSTDSMVDDYHGDSVDPKRYSVDPIDSAYGAMSSPYTASKPVYGFRSGTAYSGGVCRQAASPSTFQEGNRSAYSPSPEGGEAKPPPSKDPSRWSVDEVVWFIKDADPQALGPHVDLFRKHEIDGDALLLLKSDMIMKYLGLKLGPALKLCYHIDKLKQNKF; this is encoded by the exons ATGGAAAATCATTGGTCTAAAG gTCTGATGAGTATTCCTGCTGCTGCATCAGTTCAGTCAGGGGGTGGAGAGATGCAATCACCTGGGGCCATtagtccctccttcctcccgccCCCAAGTGGAAAAGTTCCAGGTCGCAAGAGGGGTCGCCCACCCCTAAAGAGGCACCCGGAATATCAGAGTCGCTACCCAGAATCCCTCCCACCCATTAAAGTGCCTAAGAAGAGAGGAAGGAAGCCTGGCTTTAAG ctgaAGGCTCGCTTGATGACACCTCTAGCCATCTCTCCTCCCAGCAGCACCCCGGAGCCAGACATGAGTTCTATTCCCCAGGATGCTGCTACTATCCCCCACTCAGCCACCCCACAGATCCtcacag TGTGCATCTACGTGAATAAGCATGTGAACACGGGTCCTAACCTGGACAGGCAGAAGGTGCTGCAGCTGCCCGATCACCTGGGTCCTGCCAGGCCCTCTGTGGTGCTGCAGCAGGCGGTACAGGGCTGCATTGACAGTGCGTTTCAGCAGAAAGCCGTCTTCACCCTGCTTACTGAGGGCTACGGGGGAGAAAAAATCTCAG CCACCTTTGATGGTAAGCAGCATTTGTTGAGTTTGCCAGTGGTCAACAGCGTGGGCTATGTCCTACGCTTCCTCAAGAAGTTGTGCAGAAGCCTGTTGTGTGAGAACCTCTTCAGTGACCAGCCCATCGCCCCTTCATCGtctccctcctcctcttcttcattcCATGCTGAAAAGCACTCAGACGGACAGCCCAAGTCAA cAGACTCAATGGTGGACGATTACCATGGTGATTCAGTGGACCCCAAGCGCTATTCAGTTGACCCCATTGACTCTGCCTATGGTGCGATGTCCTCACCGTACACCGCGAGTAAACCTGTGTATGGTTTTCGTTCTGGCACTGCCTACTCTGGAGGTGTGTGCAGGCAAGCAGCCAGTCCCAGCACATTCCAGGAAGGAAACAGAAGTG CCTATAGTCCATCCCCAGAGGGAGGGGAGGCAAAGCCCCCACCCAGTAAGGATCCCTCCAGGTGGAGCGTGGATGAGGTGGTGTGGTTTATCAAGGATGCAGACCCTCAAGCGCTGGGCCCTCACGTGGATCTCTTCAGAAAACAT GAGATTGATGGGGATGCTCTTCTTCTCCTGAAGAGCGACATGATCATGAAGTACCTGGGACTCAAACTGGGCCCGGCTCTCAAGCTCTGCTACCACATCGACAAGCTAAAACAGAACAAATTCTGA
- the scml4 gene encoding sex comb on midleg-like protein 4 isoform X2, with product MRLRGRDLEDSTVSWIPSVLGVQTVRLRLRLNRRDDRGRGLWQLVDLGEEAQSGHRIRDRTPPTCSQSLMSIPAAASVQSGGGEMQSPGAISPSFLPPPSGKVPGRKRGRPPLKRHPEYQSRYPESLPPIKVPKKRGRKPGFKLKARLMTPLAISPPSSTPEPDMSSIPQDAATIPHSATPQILTVCIYVNKHVNTGPNLDRQKVLQLPDHLGPARPSVVLQQAVQGCIDSAFQQKAVFTLLTEGYGGEKISATFDGKQHLLSLPVVNSVGYVLRFLKKLCRSLLCENLFSDQPIAPSSSPSSSSSFHAEKHSDGQPKSNSMVDDYHGDSVDPKRYSVDPIDSAYGAMSSPYTASKPVYGFRSGTAYSGGVCRQAASPSTFQEGNRSAYSPSPEGGEAKPPPSKDPSRWSVDEVVWFIKDADPQALGPHVDLFRKHEIDGDALLLLKSDMIMKYLGLKLGPALKLCYHIDKLKQNKF from the exons ATGAGACTGCGTGGCAGGGATTTGGAGGATTCCACTGTCTCCTGGATACCAAGCGTCCTGGGTGTGCAGACCGTCAGGCTCCGCCTTCGCCTCAATCGCCGTGACGACAGGGGGAGGGGCCTTTGGCAACTGGTTGACCTGGGAGAGGAAGCACAGAGTGGGCATCGGATACGAGACAGGACGCCTCCTACTTGTTCTCAAA gTCTGATGAGTATTCCTGCTGCTGCATCAGTTCAGTCAGGGGGTGGAGAGATGCAATCACCTGGGGCCATtagtccctccttcctcccgccCCCAAGTGGAAAAGTTCCAGGTCGCAAGAGGGGTCGCCCACCCCTAAAGAGGCACCCGGAATATCAGAGTCGCTACCCAGAATCCCTCCCACCCATTAAAGTGCCTAAGAAGAGAGGAAGGAAGCCTGGCTTTAAG ctgaAGGCTCGCTTGATGACACCTCTAGCCATCTCTCCTCCCAGCAGCACCCCGGAGCCAGACATGAGTTCTATTCCCCAGGATGCTGCTACTATCCCCCACTCAGCCACCCCACAGATCCtcacag TGTGCATCTACGTGAATAAGCATGTGAACACGGGTCCTAACCTGGACAGGCAGAAGGTGCTGCAGCTGCCCGATCACCTGGGTCCTGCCAGGCCCTCTGTGGTGCTGCAGCAGGCGGTACAGGGCTGCATTGACAGTGCGTTTCAGCAGAAAGCCGTCTTCACCCTGCTTACTGAGGGCTACGGGGGAGAAAAAATCTCAG CCACCTTTGATGGTAAGCAGCATTTGTTGAGTTTGCCAGTGGTCAACAGCGTGGGCTATGTCCTACGCTTCCTCAAGAAGTTGTGCAGAAGCCTGTTGTGTGAGAACCTCTTCAGTGACCAGCCCATCGCCCCTTCATCGtctccctcctcctcttcttcattcCATGCTGAAAAGCACTCAGACGGACAGCCCAAGTCAA ACTCAATGGTGGACGATTACCATGGTGATTCAGTGGACCCCAAGCGCTATTCAGTTGACCCCATTGACTCTGCCTATGGTGCGATGTCCTCACCGTACACCGCGAGTAAACCTGTGTATGGTTTTCGTTCTGGCACTGCCTACTCTGGAGGTGTGTGCAGGCAAGCAGCCAGTCCCAGCACATTCCAGGAAGGAAACAGAAGTG CCTATAGTCCATCCCCAGAGGGAGGGGAGGCAAAGCCCCCACCCAGTAAGGATCCCTCCAGGTGGAGCGTGGATGAGGTGGTGTGGTTTATCAAGGATGCAGACCCTCAAGCGCTGGGCCCTCACGTGGATCTCTTCAGAAAACAT GAGATTGATGGGGATGCTCTTCTTCTCCTGAAGAGCGACATGATCATGAAGTACCTGGGACTCAAACTGGGCCCGGCTCTCAAGCTCTGCTACCACATCGACAAGCTAAAACAGAACAAATTCTGA
- the scml4 gene encoding sex comb on midleg-like protein 4 isoform X1, whose protein sequence is MRLRGRDLEDSTVSWIPSVLGVQTVRLRLRLNRRDDRGRGLWQLVDLGEEAQSGHRIRDRTPPTCSQSLMSIPAAASVQSGGGEMQSPGAISPSFLPPPSGKVPGRKRGRPPLKRHPEYQSRYPESLPPIKVPKKRGRKPGFKLKARLMTPLAISPPSSTPEPDMSSIPQDAATIPHSATPQILTVCIYVNKHVNTGPNLDRQKVLQLPDHLGPARPSVVLQQAVQGCIDSAFQQKAVFTLLTEGYGGEKISATFDGKQHLLSLPVVNSVGYVLRFLKKLCRSLLCENLFSDQPIAPSSSPSSSSSFHAEKHSDGQPKSTDSMVDDYHGDSVDPKRYSVDPIDSAYGAMSSPYTASKPVYGFRSGTAYSGGVCRQAASPSTFQEGNRSAYSPSPEGGEAKPPPSKDPSRWSVDEVVWFIKDADPQALGPHVDLFRKHEIDGDALLLLKSDMIMKYLGLKLGPALKLCYHIDKLKQNKF, encoded by the exons ATGAGACTGCGTGGCAGGGATTTGGAGGATTCCACTGTCTCCTGGATACCAAGCGTCCTGGGTGTGCAGACCGTCAGGCTCCGCCTTCGCCTCAATCGCCGTGACGACAGGGGGAGGGGCCTTTGGCAACTGGTTGACCTGGGAGAGGAAGCACAGAGTGGGCATCGGATACGAGACAGGACGCCTCCTACTTGTTCTCAAA gTCTGATGAGTATTCCTGCTGCTGCATCAGTTCAGTCAGGGGGTGGAGAGATGCAATCACCTGGGGCCATtagtccctccttcctcccgccCCCAAGTGGAAAAGTTCCAGGTCGCAAGAGGGGTCGCCCACCCCTAAAGAGGCACCCGGAATATCAGAGTCGCTACCCAGAATCCCTCCCACCCATTAAAGTGCCTAAGAAGAGAGGAAGGAAGCCTGGCTTTAAG ctgaAGGCTCGCTTGATGACACCTCTAGCCATCTCTCCTCCCAGCAGCACCCCGGAGCCAGACATGAGTTCTATTCCCCAGGATGCTGCTACTATCCCCCACTCAGCCACCCCACAGATCCtcacag TGTGCATCTACGTGAATAAGCATGTGAACACGGGTCCTAACCTGGACAGGCAGAAGGTGCTGCAGCTGCCCGATCACCTGGGTCCTGCCAGGCCCTCTGTGGTGCTGCAGCAGGCGGTACAGGGCTGCATTGACAGTGCGTTTCAGCAGAAAGCCGTCTTCACCCTGCTTACTGAGGGCTACGGGGGAGAAAAAATCTCAG CCACCTTTGATGGTAAGCAGCATTTGTTGAGTTTGCCAGTGGTCAACAGCGTGGGCTATGTCCTACGCTTCCTCAAGAAGTTGTGCAGAAGCCTGTTGTGTGAGAACCTCTTCAGTGACCAGCCCATCGCCCCTTCATCGtctccctcctcctcttcttcattcCATGCTGAAAAGCACTCAGACGGACAGCCCAAGTCAA cAGACTCAATGGTGGACGATTACCATGGTGATTCAGTGGACCCCAAGCGCTATTCAGTTGACCCCATTGACTCTGCCTATGGTGCGATGTCCTCACCGTACACCGCGAGTAAACCTGTGTATGGTTTTCGTTCTGGCACTGCCTACTCTGGAGGTGTGTGCAGGCAAGCAGCCAGTCCCAGCACATTCCAGGAAGGAAACAGAAGTG CCTATAGTCCATCCCCAGAGGGAGGGGAGGCAAAGCCCCCACCCAGTAAGGATCCCTCCAGGTGGAGCGTGGATGAGGTGGTGTGGTTTATCAAGGATGCAGACCCTCAAGCGCTGGGCCCTCACGTGGATCTCTTCAGAAAACAT GAGATTGATGGGGATGCTCTTCTTCTCCTGAAGAGCGACATGATCATGAAGTACCTGGGACTCAAACTGGGCCCGGCTCTCAAGCTCTGCTACCACATCGACAAGCTAAAACAGAACAAATTCTGA